In the Helianthus annuus cultivar XRQ/B chromosome 11, HanXRQr2.0-SUNRISE, whole genome shotgun sequence genome, one interval contains:
- the LOC110890502 gene encoding root allergen protein, giving the protein MDVASMEVEITSSLSASKLFKMLSDFDTIAPKVIPQTYKSIALMQGDGGVGSIKSVTFGNGTTWKQKIDAIDTSNLSVSYTLFDGDASSDIMDTATHHIKCISSANGGSVYKHTCLIKCKGDAKITDDFINLSKESMTDTFKALESYAIDHPEIY; this is encoded by the exons ATGGATGTTGCTTCCATGGAGGTTGAGATCACTTCTTCCCTTTCAGCTTCTAAACTTTTCAAGATGCTTTCTGACTTTGACACCATTGCACCTAAAGTAATTCCTCAAACATACAAATCCATCGCCCTTATGCAAGGTGATGGTGGCGTTGGAAGCATCAAGAGCGTTACTTTCGGTAATG GTACAACATGGAAACAGAAGATAGATGCTATTGACACAAGCAACCTTTCAGTTAGCTACACCTTGTTTGATGGTGATGCATCGAGTGATATAATGGACACAGCAACCCATCATATTAAGTGTATATCTTCAGCTAATGGAGGATCTGTATATAAACATACGTGCTTGATTAAGTGTAAAGGTGATGCTAAGATAACTGACGATTTTATTAATCTTAGCAAAGAATCCATGACGGACACTTTCAAGGCGCTGGAGTCATATGCTATTGATCATCCTGAAATTTACTAG
- the LOC110890503 gene encoding root allergen protein yields the protein MDVASMEVEITSSLSASKLFKMLSDFDTIAPKVIPQTYKSIALMQGDGGVGSIKSVTFGNGTTWKQKIDAIDTSNLSVSYTLFDGDASSDIMDTATHHIKCISSANGGSVYKHTYLIKCKGDAKITDDFINLSKESMTDTFKALESYAIDHPEIY from the exons ATGGATGTTGCTTCCATGGAGGTTGAGATCACTTCTTCCCTTTCAGCTTCTAAACTTTTCAAGATGCTTTCTGACTTTGACACCATTGCACCTAAAGTAATTCCTCAAACATACAAATCCATCGCCCTTATGCAAGGTGATGGTGGCGTTGGAAGCATCAAGAGCGTTACTTTCGGTAATG GTACAACATGGAAACAAAAGATAGATGCTATTGACACAAGCAACCTTTCAGTTAGCTACACCTTGTTTGATGGTGATGCATCGAGTGATATAATGGACACAGCAACCCATCATATTAAGTGTATATCTTCAGCTAATGGAGGATCTGTATATAAACATACATACTTGATTAAGTGTAAAGGTGATGCTAAGATAACTGACGATTTTATTAATCTTAGCAAAGAATCCATGACGGACACTTTCAAGGCGCTGGAGTCATATGCTATTGATCATCCTGAAATTTACTAG
- the LOC110888411 gene encoding uncharacterized protein LOC110888411, giving the protein MANIAKIEFPALNITGENYMPWTAHVKRHLKSMGVLETITEWNECSDQDRAKADVFLHKHIDEMLQFEYSNFEDPYVLWEDLKSRFDNQREVLLPTARDEWNNLRFQDFKKVNEYTSALYRICSTLRFCGQTVTEEDMLEKTFSTFHASNINLQQQYRLQKFQRYSDLNSFLLVAEKNNELLMKNHQARPTGSLAIPEANAVINDDIKDSGRKWGRGRGRGHFGKGNGRNYSFKRNNNFRGNSHGRGRGRGRGRNQRTPNYHTPQNTNSNQYNKRNEAGRSENNGTSCFRCGSANHWSKACRTPSHLCELYQASLKRKEKEMNHVDNFNDINVEMNVADFNNNMEL; this is encoded by the coding sequence ATGGCAAACATCGCAAAAATTGAATTCCCGGCTCTTAATATCACCGGAGAAAATTATATGCCGTGGACGGCACATGTTAAGCGACATCTAAAGTCAATGGGTGTTTTGGAAACGATAACGGAGTGGAACGAATGTAGCGATCAAGACAGGGCAAAAGCCGATGTCTTCCTCCATAAACACATTGATGAAATGTTGCAATTTGAATATTCAAATTTTGAGGATCCATACGTTTTGTGGGAAGATTTAAAAAGCAGATTTGATAATCAAAGGGAAGTTTTACTTCCCACTGCTAGAGATGAATGGAACAATCTCAGGTTCCAAGATTTTAAAAAGGTGAATGAATACACCTCTGCTTTGTACAGGATATGCTCAACGCTCCGATTCTGTGGGCAAACTGTTACGGAGGAAGATATGTTGGAGAAAACTTTCTCCACATTTCATGCATCAAATATAAACTTGCAACAACAATATCGGTTGCAAAAGTTTCAAAGATATTCTGATCTAAATTCATTTCTCCTCGTAGCAGAGAAAAACAATGAGCTACTAATGAAAAATCATCAAGCTCGTCCCACTGGATCATTAGCCATTCCAGAAGCAAATGCTGTTATTAATGATGATATTAAAGACTCTGGAAGAAAATGGGGACGAGGCCGTGGCCGTGGCCATTTTGGTAAAGGTAATGGTCGAAATTATTCCTTCAAAAGAAATAATAACTTCCGAGGCAATTCCCATGGTCGTGGAcgtggtcgtggtcgtggtcgaAATCAAAGAACCCCCAATTACCACACTCCACAAAATACCAATTCCAACCAGTATAACAAAAGGAATGAAGCTGGTAGGTCCGAAAACAATGGCACTTCTTGTTTCAGATGTGGAAGTGCAAACCATTGGTCAAAGGCTTGTCGTACACCTTCACATTTATGTGAACTTTACCAAGCCTCtctcaaaagaaaagaaaaggagatgaaccatgtggataattttaatgataTCAACGTCGAAATGAATGTCGCCGACTTTAACAATAACATGGAACTCTGA
- the LOC110890504 gene encoding root allergen protein-like codes for MDVASMEVEITSSLSASKLFKMLSDFDTIAPKVIPQTYKSIALMQGDGGVGSIKSVTFGNGTTWKQKIDAIDTSNLSVSYTLFDGDASSDIMDTATHHIKCISSANGGSVYKHTCLIKCKGDAKITDDFINLSKESMTDTLKALESYAIGHPEIY; via the exons ATGGATGTTGCTTCCATGGAGGTTGAGATCACTTCTTCCCTTTCAGCTTCTAAACTTTTCAAGATGCTTTCTGACTTTGACACCATTGCACCTAAAGTAATTCCTCAAACATACAAATCCATCGCCCTTATGCAAGGTGATGGTGGCGTTGGAAGCATCAAGAGCGTTACTTTCGGTAATG GTACAACATGGAAACAGAAGATAGATGCTATTGACACAAGCAACCTTTCAGTTAGCTACACCTTGTTTGATGGTGATGCATCGAGTGATATAATGGACACAGCAACCCATCATATTAAGTGTATATCTTCAGCTAATGGAGGATCTGTATATAAACATACGTGCTTGATTAAGTGTAAAGGTGATGCTAAGATAACTGACGATTTTATTAATCTTAGCAAAGAATCCATGACAGACACTTTGAAGGCGCTGGAGTCATATGCTATTGGTCATCCTGAAATTTACTAG
- the LOC110890506 gene encoding root allergen protein-like: MDVASMEVEITSSLSASKLFKILSDFDTIAPKVIPQTYKSIALMQGDGGVGSIKSVTFGNGTTWKQKIDAIDTSNLSVSYTLFDGDASSDIMDTATHHIKCISSANGGSVYKHTCLIKCKGDAKITDDFINLSKESMTDTFKALESYAIDHPEIY, from the exons ATGGATGTTGCTTCCATGGAGGTTGAGATCACTTCTTCCCTTTCAGCTTCTAAACTTTTCAAGATACTTTCTGACTTTGACACCATTGCACCTAAAGTAATTCCTCAAACATACAAATCCATCGCCCTTATGCAAGGTGATGGTGGCGTTGGAAGCATCAAGAGCGTTACTTTCGGTAATG GTACAACATGGAAACAGAAGATAGATGCTATTGACACAAGCAACCTTTCAGTTAGCTACACCTTGTTTGATGGTGATGCATCGAGTGATATAATGGACACAGCAACCCATCATATTAAGTGTATATCTTCAGCTAATGGAGGATCTGTATATAAACATACGTGCTTGATTAAGTGTAAAGGTGATGCTAAGATAACTGACGATTTTATTAATCTTAGCAAAGAATCCATGACGGACACTTTCAAGGCGCTGGAGTCATATGCTATTGATCATCCTGAAATTTACTAG
- the LOC110890507 gene encoding root allergen protein-like: MDVASMEVEITSSLSASKLFKMLSDFDTIAPKVIPQTYKSIALMQGDGGVGSIKSVTFGNGTTWKQKIDAIDTSNLLVSYTLFDGDASSDIMDTATHHIKCISSANGGSVYKHTCLIKCKGDAKITDDFINLSKESMTDTFKALESYAIDHPEIY; the protein is encoded by the exons ATGGATGTTGCTTCCATGGAGGTTGAGATCACTTCTTCCCTTTCAGCTTCTAAACTTTTCAAGATGCTTTCTGACTTTGACACCATTGCACCTAAAGTAATTCCTCAAACATACAAATCCATCGCCCTTATGCAAGGTGATGGTGGCGTTGGAAGCATCAAGAGCGTTACTTTCGGTAATG GTACAACATGGAAACAGAAGATAGATGCTATTGACACAAGCAACCTTTTAGTTAGCTACACCTTGTTTGATGGTGATGCATCGAGTGATATAATGGACACAGCAACCCATCATATTAAGTGTATATCTTCAGCTAATGGAGGATCTGTATATAAACATACGTGCTTGATTAAGTGTAAAGGTGATGCTAAGATAACTGACGATTTTATTAATCTTAGCAAAGAATCCATGACGGACACTTTCAAGGCGCTGGAGTCATATGCTATTGATCATCCTGAAATTTACTAG
- the LOC110890508 gene encoding root allergen protein-like, translating into MDVASMEVEITSSLSASKIFKMLSDFDSIAPKVIPQTYKSIALMQGDGGVGSIKSVTFGNGTTWKQKIDAIDTSNLSVSYTLFDGDASSDIMDTATHHIKCISSANGGSVYKHTCLIKCKGDAKITDDFINLSKESMTDTFKALESYAIDHPEIY; encoded by the exons ATGGATGTTGCTTCCATGGAGGTTGAGATCACTTCTTCCCTTTCAGCTTCTAAAATTTTCAAGATGCTTTCTGACTTTGACTCCATTGCACCTAAAGTAATTCCTCAAACATACAAATCCATCGCCCTTATGCAAGGTGATGGTGGCGTTGGAAGCATCAAGAGCGTTACTTTCGGTAATG GTACAACATGGAAACAGAAGATAGATGCTATTGACACAAGCAACCTTTCAGTTAGCTACACCTTGTTTGATGGTGATGCATCGAGTGATATAATGGACACAGCAACCCATCATATTAAGTGTATATCTTCAGCTAATGGAGGATCTGTATATAAACATACGTGCTTGATTAAGTGTAAAGGTGATGCTAAGATAACTGACGATTTTATTAATCTTAGCAAAGAATCCATGACGGACACTTTCAAGGCGCTGGAGTCATATGCTATTGATCATCCTGAAATTTACTAG
- the LOC110890509 gene encoding root allergen protein-like has product MDVASMEVEITSSLSASKLFKMLSDFDTIAPKVIPQTYKSIALMQGDGGVGSIKSVTFGNGTTWKQKIDAIDTSNLSVSYTLFDGDASSDIMDTATHHIKCISSANGGSVYKHTCFIKCKGDAKITDDFINLSKESMTDTFKALESYVIDHPEIY; this is encoded by the exons ATGGATGTTGCTTCCATGGAGGTTGAGATCACTTCTTCCCTTTCAGCTTCTAAACTTTTCAAGATGCTTTCTGACTTTGACACCATTGCACCTAAAGTAATTCCTCAAACATACAAATCCATCGCCCTTATGCAAGGTGATGGTGGCGTTGGAAGCATCAAGAGCGTTACTTTCGGTAATG GTACAACATGGAAACAGAAGATAGATGCTATTGACACAAGCAACCTTTCAGTTAGCTACACCTTGTTTGATGGTGATGCATCGAGTGATATAATGGACACAGCAACCCATCATATTAAGTGTATATCTTCAGCTAATGGAGGATCTGTATATAAACATACATGCTTCATTAAGTGTAAAGGTGATGCTAAGATAACTGACGATTTTATTAATCTTAGCAAAGAATCCATGACGGACACTTTCAAGGCGCTGGAGTCATATGTTATTGATCATCCTGAAATTTACTAG